The following coding sequences lie in one Stigmatopora argus isolate UIUO_Sarg chromosome 5, RoL_Sarg_1.0, whole genome shotgun sequence genomic window:
- the gas2l1 gene encoding uncharacterized protein gas2l1 — protein MADQSNIQSAASKSIRPFKSSEEYLYAMKEDLAEWLNTLYDLELSADTFTEGLETGCALCRHANNVNRAAQDFQLEYPEAAQSMKLPGKDVVFQSRNVTAGSFLARDNVSNFISWCRRELWIKDVLMFETNDLVEKCNEKNFVLCLLEVARRGAKFGMLAPMLIQLEEEIEEEIRDHQVGLQVDPGEPEVQSAPSRCFGRSDSKRSVEDEVEPEPFVWPQKRVLCDMRNLDELVREILGRCSCPAQFPMIKVSEGKYKVGDSSALIFIRVLRTHVMVRVGGGWDTLEHYLDKHDPCRCAAFAHRYHQAKASGQSQGGQSKSSSAHSSRSTSPGPHWRNEGMAPYKPPADRRSLEPSSTPCASSTPARPSHPQNPSSTMETEPRTSLPQPPRDRSEARGLNPLRNRDTALPVTRRLSGDSDSSTASSKGGGGRLSLSGTSHRSSEEVVLLVNRKQGKHVIERPGAQNAPRSSLPRARSQSRERSVLAPALKPNPSPGSDGVRSARTERGRSLCNEGPRRLHAPRSHSQSKVPNHTRSSEAISGLATGHRDTQAAERREGRDDPRNKQVPPSSPRLGGVLSKRQSSSCSNSPIKGVQNNKDSPIKKTINTPRPPRLPSTGKGRLLPPVSSGGRRSPHSSPRNSHHHAAHSPRLSQGSRPNGRGLCRTWSGLGRQDPEEEGQSCAFQILPTLDPKREQDLYRSFEAEYLANTQQSRGGVGRAVGQRAARTHSVPVLTDPNITDSAYSSSNSSSSSLNVGAKIGVLPELRESKRANLSHIPLEDPLNLLYGQNFAQGDAEHWREHGGNLKKLPAISSNMETRTSFPGDSNRLVIPQTDLCKNMNGDHRSQQGEEWGNNSRGDIPLETHQPNVPYDVQNSNGSADLPLPEAGPLPVHLPLSEDCSYQDSSSENSSMCFSLSESHSESPPLTSPLANGDTVGEVLHGSKEQKKMGSVLVSKHKLASRIKLRADNSPAKNPSRIPTLVSFREAQGHETLSPCHTPPLSPRNSHSPICNKDHNFPGKSGSLDTEACM, from the exons ATGGCCGATCAGAGCAACATCCAATCCGCCGCTTCCAAGAGCATTCGGCCCTTTAAATCCAGCGAAGAGTACCTGTACGCCATGAAGGAGGACCTGGCGGAATGGCTGAACACCCTCTACGACCTGGAGCTGAGCGCAGACACCTTCACGGAAGGCCTGGAGACGGGCTGCGCCCTGTGCCGGCACGCCAACAACGTCAACCGGGCCGCCCAGGACTTCCAGCTGGAGTACCCCGAGGCGGCCCAGTCCATGAAGCTGCCCGGCAAAGACGTGGTCTTCCAGTCCCGCAACGTCACGGCCGGCTCCTTCTTGGCTCGGGACAACGTCTCCAATTTCATCAGCTGGTGTCGGCGGGAACTGTGGATCAAGGACGTGCTCATGTTCGAGACCAACGACCTGGTGGAGAAGTGCAACGAGAAGAACTTTGTCCTGTGCCTGCTGGAGGTGGCTCGACGCGGCGCCAAGTTCGGCATGCTGGCCCCCATGCTCATCCAGCTGGAGGAAGAGATCGAAGAGGAGATCCGGGACCACCAGGTTGGCCTGCAGGTTGACCCCGGGGAGCCCGAGGTCCAGAGCGCGCCCAGCAGGTGCTTTGGGCGAAGTGACAGCAAACGCAGCGTGGAGGACGAAGTCGAGCCGGAGCCTTTCGTGTGGCCCCAGAAGAGAGTTTTATGCGACATGAGAAATTTGGACGAGCTG GTCCGTGAGATTCTGGGCCGCTGTTCCTGTCCAGCTCAGTTTCCCATGATCAAAGTGTCCGAAGGAAAGTACAAAGTGGGAGACTCCAGTGCGCTGATCTTCATAAGG GTCCTTCGTACTCATGTAATGGTGCGCGTAGGAGGGGGCTGGGACACGTTGGAACACTATTTGGACAAGCATGACCCATGTCGTTGTGCTGCCTTTG CCCATCGATACCACCAGGCCAAGGCCAGTGGTCAAAGTCAGGGAGGCCAGAGTAAGTCTTCAAGTGCCCATTCATCCCGCTCCACAAGTCCTGGTCCCCACTGGCGAAATGAAGGCATGGCACCATATAAACCACCCGCAGACAGACGCTCGTTGGAGCCCTCCTCCACACCTTGTGCCTCTTCCACTCCCGCAAGGCCAAGCCACCCTCAGAACCCCTCGAGCACGATGGAAACTGAACCTCGTACAAGTCTTCCACAGCCCCCTAGAGACCGCTCGGAAGCTCGAGGCCTGAACCCTctgag GAATCGAGATACAGCACTGCCAGTGACGAGACGTCTCTCCGGAGACAGCGACTCTTCCACGGCGTCCTCCAAAGGGGGAGGAGGACGTCTCTCTCTGAGTGGAACATCACACCGCTCCAGCGAAGAGGTCGTTCTTCTTGTCAATCGCAAGCAGGGCAAGCACGTGATCGAGAGACCTGGAGCTCAGAATGCGCCGCGTAGCTCGTTGCCCCGTGCGCGCAGCCAATCTCGCGAGCGCTCGGTGCTCGCCCCGGCACTGAAACCGAACCCGTCTCCAGGATCAGATGGAGTACGAAGCGCTCGGACAGAAAGGGGCAGATCCCTTTGTAATGAAGGTCCAAGAAGGCTCCACGCTCCTCGTTCGCACAGCCAGAGTAAGGTACCTAACCACACTCGGTCCAGTGAAGCCATATCAGGGCTCGCCACCGGCCACCGGGATACTCAAGCAGCAGAGAGACGAGAGGGACGAGACGACCCTCGCAATAAACAAGTGCCCCCGTCGTCACCTAGGTTAGGCGGCGTGCTGTCCAAGAGGCAGTCATCCTCGTGCTCCAACTCACCCATTAAAGGAGTTCAAAACAACAAAGACAGCCCCATTAAGAAGACTATTAACACTCCCAGACCTCCTCGCTTACCCTCCACTGGTAAAGGGAGACTGCTGCCCCCCGTCAGTTCAGGAGGACGGCGGTCTCCTCATTCGTCTCCCCGGAATTCTCACCATCACGCCGCCCACAGTCCTCGATTGTCCCAGGGCTCTCGGCCTAATGGGCGAGGTCTGTGTAGAACCTGGTCTGGTCTTGGCCGTCAAGACCCAGAAGAGGAAGGACAAAGTTGTGCCTTCCAAATACTCCCAACGCTGGACCCGAAGAGAGAACAGGACCTGTATCGCAGCTTTGAGGCTGAATATTTAGCCAACACGCAGCAAAGCAGAGGCGGCGTGGGGCGAGCGGTGGGCCAGCGTGCTGCTAGAACCCATTCCGTACCAGTACTCACTGATCCCAATATCACGGATTCTGCTTATTCATCCTCcaactcctcctcttcctctttgaaCGTGGGGGCAAAGATAGGAGTCCTGCCGGAACTCAGGGAGTCCAAAAGGGCCAACCTTTCCCACATTCCCCTAGAGGACCCCTTGAACTTGCTTTACGGACAGAACTTTGCGCAAGGGGACGCAGAACACTGGAGAGAACATGGGGGCAATCTCAAGAAGCTCCCAGCCATCTCCAGCAACATGGAGACACGTACTTCTTTCCCCGGGGACTCGAACAGACTGGTTATTCCCCAAACTGACCTCTGCAAAAATATGAATGGAGACCATCGGAGCCAACAAGGTGAGGAATGGGGCAACAACTCGCGAGGAGATATTCCTCTAGAGACTCATCAGCCAAACGTACCATACGATGTACAAAATAGTAACGGTAGTGCGGACCTCCCACTCCCCGAGGCCGGTCCTTTACCCGTTCATCTGCCCTTATCCGAGGACTGCTCCTACCAAGACTCGTCCAGTGAAAACTCTTCAATGTGCTTCAGTCTAAGCGAGTCCCACTCCGAATCTCCCCCGCTGACCTCTCCCCTGGCCAACGGCGACACAGTCGGAGAAGTACTACACGGTagtaaagaacaaaaaaagatgggCAGCGTCCTAGTTTCCAAACACAAACTTGCAAGCCGAATTAAACTACGTGCCGACAACAGTCCGGCAAAGAACCCCTCACGCATTCCTACGCTGGTCAGCTTCAGAGAAGCGCAGGGTCACGAGACACTTTCACCCTGCCACACCCCGCCGCTCTCCCCTCGGAATTCCCACAGTCCCATTTGCAACAAGGATCACAACTTTCCTGGGAAGTCCGGGAGCCTAGACACCGAGGCTTGTATGTAG
- the ewsr1b gene encoding EWS RNA-binding protein 1b isoform X2 codes for MASAPDYSSYSQSASQPGYASYAAPASQTYGQSAQQSYGQQSYGSYAQPGAAATAAADSTYAQATPTPGSYTQQQPPQQYSSSYGQPAQAGYPATQTAPHGYSQSTQAYGAQAYDGAPAAAAAAAAPAPTQSYGSQPGYTAQSAYPAYGQQPAPAAPQSYSANGQPASYQGSYPQQAGYGQQQSGYQAQQSTYSQAQSGYQQAQQQQPPPAYPPQAASSYGQPPPTGQYGQQGGPPSYQSNHYNNYRGDSSGYSESSRFSEGRGRDSFDRGGMMHRGRGMGRGMGAGDRGGFSKPGGHLGGEEREMGRPEEQDDTENCAIYITGLTEKANIDEMAEFFKHPGTIRFNRRLGQLAINIYTDKDSGKPKGDATLSYEEASCAKAAVEQFDGKEFQGRRLKVSMARRKNQIPMRDGMMGRGGMMGRGGDRGGFMPRGGPRGMSRGGPTGANMQQRAGDWECPNPGCGNQNFAWRMECNQCKAPKPDGMGGGPPFPPVGERGRGGMGMRGGRGMDRGGPAGGPGGFRGGWGDRGGFRGGDRGGFRGRGGMDRGGFRGSGRGGPPMGGRGRGMGPPGGKMDMRDHRQERRDRPY; via the exons ATGGCGTCAGCTCCTG aTTACAGCTCCTACAGCCAATCCGCTTCTCAGCCGGG GTATGCTTCTTATGCTGCTCCGGCCTCACAAACCTATGGGCAGTCTGCACAG CAGAGCTACGGCCAGCAAAGTTATGGATCCTATGCCCAGCCTGGCGCTGCCGCCACCGCTGCTGCTGATAGCACCTATGCCCAGGCTACCCCCACTCCTGGAAGTTACACTCAACAGCAGCCCCCACAGCAGTACAGCTCCTCCTACGGCCAGCCAGCCCAAG CTGGCTATCCCGCTACCCAGACAGCGCCTCACGGTTACAGTCAGTCGACCCAGGCTTACGGCGCACAGGCTTATGATGGTGCCCCCGCTGCTGCGGCGGCTGCCGCTGCTCCCGCCCCTACCCAGTCTTATGGGTCTCAACCTGGGTATACTGCTCAGTCTGCCTATCCTGCTTATGGTCAGCAGCCGGCTCCTGCTGCCCCGCAGAG TTACAGTGCCAACGGACAGCCTGCCAGCTACCAAGGCAGCTACCCTCAGCAGGCGGGATATGGCCAGCAGCAGTCTGGCTATCAGGCCCAGCAGAGCACCTATAGCCAAGCGCAGAGTGGGTACCAGCAGGCCCAGCAGCAGCAACCCCCTCCTGCTTACCCACCCCAAGCTGCCAGTTCCTATGGGCAGCCACCGCCAACTGGCCAGTATGGCCAGCAAGGTGGACCGCCCAGCTATCAGTCCAACCATTACA ATAATTACAGAGGGGACAGTTCTGGTTACTCAGAATCTTCAAGGTTTTCAGAGGGCCGGGGCCGTGACAGTTTTGACAGAGGTGGAATGATGCATCGTGGCCGTGGCATGGGTCGTGGCATGGG CGCTGGAGACAGAGGTGGCTTCAGTAAGCCTGGTG GACACTTGGGCGGTGAGGAACGTGAGATGG GACGGCCTGAAGAGCAAGATGACACTGAGAACTGTGCCATCTACATCACCGGCTTGACCGAGAAGGCCAACATTGACGAAATGGCTGAATTCTTTAAGCACCCCGGCACAATTAGA TTCAATCGCAGGCTCGGGCAGCTTGCCATAAACATCTATACTGACAAGGATTCAGGAAAGCCCAAAGGAGATGCCACGCTCTCTTATGAGGAGGCTTCCTGCGCCAAAGCTGCCGTGGAGCAATTTGACG GCAAAGAGTTTCAGGGCCGTAGACTCAAGGTGTCAATGGCACGTCGTAAAAACCAGATACCCATGCGTGATGGCATGATGGGCCGTGGAG GAATGATGGGTCGTGGAGGAGATCGTGGTGGATTCATGCCCAGGGGTGGCCCACGTGGCATGAGCCGTGGTGGACCCACGGGAGCCAATATGCAACAGCGGGCCGGCGACTGGGAGTGTCCTAACCC GGGTTGCGGCAACCAAAACTTTGCCTGGAGGATGGAGTGCAACCAATGCAAAGCTCCCAAGCCGGACGGCATGGGCGGCGGACCCCCATTCCCTCCTGTAGGTGAAAGGGGCAGAGGCGGAATGGGAATGCGAGGAGGCAGAGGCATGGACCGTGGTGGGCCCGCCGGTGGGCCCGGAGGCTTCCGTGGAGGCTGGGGAGATCGTGGCGGCTTCAGGGGAGGCGATCGCGGTGGCTTCAGGGGTCGCGGCGGCATGGACAGAGGAGGCTTTCGCGGGTCTGGCCGTGGAGGGCCACCCATGGGGGGCAGAGGACGTGGAATGGGCCCGCCAGGTGGCAAGATGGATATGAG GGACCATCGCCAGGAGCGTAGAGACAGACCATATTAA
- the ewsr1b gene encoding EWS RNA-binding protein 1b isoform X3, producing the protein MASAPDYSSYSQSASQPGYASYAAPASQTYGQSAQSYGQQSYGSYAQPGAAATAAADSTYAQATPTPGSYTQQQPPQQYSSSYGQPAQAGYPATQTAPHGYSQSTQAYGAQAYDGAPAAAAAAAAPAPTQSYGSQPGYTAQSAYPAYGQQPAPAAPQSYSANGQPASYQGSYPQQAGYGQQQSGYQAQQSTYSQAQSGYQQAQQQQPPPAYPPQAASSYGQPPPTGQYGQQGGPPSYQSNHYNNYRGDSSGYSESSRFSEGRGRDSFDRGGMMHRGRGMGRGMGSAGDRGGFSKPGGHLGGEEREMGRPEEQDDTENCAIYITGLTEKANIDEMAEFFKHPGTIRFNRRLGQLAINIYTDKDSGKPKGDATLSYEEASCAKAAVEQFDGKEFQGRRLKVSMARRKNQIPMRDGMMGRGGMMGRGGDRGGFMPRGGPRGMSRGGPTGANMQQRAGDWECPNPGCGNQNFAWRMECNQCKAPKPDGMGGGPPFPPVGERGRGGMGMRGGRGMDRGGPAGGPGGFRGGWGDRGGFRGGDRGGFRGRGGMDRGGFRGSGRGGPPMGGRGRGMGPPGGKMDMRDHRQERRDRPY; encoded by the exons ATGGCGTCAGCTCCTG aTTACAGCTCCTACAGCCAATCCGCTTCTCAGCCGGG GTATGCTTCTTATGCTGCTCCGGCCTCACAAACCTATGGGCAGTCTGCACAG AGCTACGGCCAGCAAAGTTATGGATCCTATGCCCAGCCTGGCGCTGCCGCCACCGCTGCTGCTGATAGCACCTATGCCCAGGCTACCCCCACTCCTGGAAGTTACACTCAACAGCAGCCCCCACAGCAGTACAGCTCCTCCTACGGCCAGCCAGCCCAAG CTGGCTATCCCGCTACCCAGACAGCGCCTCACGGTTACAGTCAGTCGACCCAGGCTTACGGCGCACAGGCTTATGATGGTGCCCCCGCTGCTGCGGCGGCTGCCGCTGCTCCCGCCCCTACCCAGTCTTATGGGTCTCAACCTGGGTATACTGCTCAGTCTGCCTATCCTGCTTATGGTCAGCAGCCGGCTCCTGCTGCCCCGCAGAG TTACAGTGCCAACGGACAGCCTGCCAGCTACCAAGGCAGCTACCCTCAGCAGGCGGGATATGGCCAGCAGCAGTCTGGCTATCAGGCCCAGCAGAGCACCTATAGCCAAGCGCAGAGTGGGTACCAGCAGGCCCAGCAGCAGCAACCCCCTCCTGCTTACCCACCCCAAGCTGCCAGTTCCTATGGGCAGCCACCGCCAACTGGCCAGTATGGCCAGCAAGGTGGACCGCCCAGCTATCAGTCCAACCATTACA ATAATTACAGAGGGGACAGTTCTGGTTACTCAGAATCTTCAAGGTTTTCAGAGGGCCGGGGCCGTGACAGTTTTGACAGAGGTGGAATGATGCATCGTGGCCGTGGCATGGGTCGTGGCATGGG CAGCGCTGGAGACAGAGGTGGCTTCAGTAAGCCTGGTG GACACTTGGGCGGTGAGGAACGTGAGATGG GACGGCCTGAAGAGCAAGATGACACTGAGAACTGTGCCATCTACATCACCGGCTTGACCGAGAAGGCCAACATTGACGAAATGGCTGAATTCTTTAAGCACCCCGGCACAATTAGA TTCAATCGCAGGCTCGGGCAGCTTGCCATAAACATCTATACTGACAAGGATTCAGGAAAGCCCAAAGGAGATGCCACGCTCTCTTATGAGGAGGCTTCCTGCGCCAAAGCTGCCGTGGAGCAATTTGACG GCAAAGAGTTTCAGGGCCGTAGACTCAAGGTGTCAATGGCACGTCGTAAAAACCAGATACCCATGCGTGATGGCATGATGGGCCGTGGAG GAATGATGGGTCGTGGAGGAGATCGTGGTGGATTCATGCCCAGGGGTGGCCCACGTGGCATGAGCCGTGGTGGACCCACGGGAGCCAATATGCAACAGCGGGCCGGCGACTGGGAGTGTCCTAACCC GGGTTGCGGCAACCAAAACTTTGCCTGGAGGATGGAGTGCAACCAATGCAAAGCTCCCAAGCCGGACGGCATGGGCGGCGGACCCCCATTCCCTCCTGTAGGTGAAAGGGGCAGAGGCGGAATGGGAATGCGAGGAGGCAGAGGCATGGACCGTGGTGGGCCCGCCGGTGGGCCCGGAGGCTTCCGTGGAGGCTGGGGAGATCGTGGCGGCTTCAGGGGAGGCGATCGCGGTGGCTTCAGGGGTCGCGGCGGCATGGACAGAGGAGGCTTTCGCGGGTCTGGCCGTGGAGGGCCACCCATGGGGGGCAGAGGACGTGGAATGGGCCCGCCAGGTGGCAAGATGGATATGAG GGACCATCGCCAGGAGCGTAGAGACAGACCATATTAA
- the ewsr1b gene encoding EWS RNA-binding protein 1b isoform X1 encodes MASAPDYSSYSQSASQPGYASYAAPASQTYGQSAQQSYGQQSYGSYAQPGAAATAAADSTYAQATPTPGSYTQQQPPQQYSSSYGQPAQAGYPATQTAPHGYSQSTQAYGAQAYDGAPAAAAAAAAPAPTQSYGSQPGYTAQSAYPAYGQQPAPAAPQSYSANGQPASYQGSYPQQAGYGQQQSGYQAQQSTYSQAQSGYQQAQQQQPPPAYPPQAASSYGQPPPTGQYGQQGGPPSYQSNHYNNYRGDSSGYSESSRFSEGRGRDSFDRGGMMHRGRGMGRGMGSAGDRGGFSKPGGHLGGEEREMGRPEEQDDTENCAIYITGLTEKANIDEMAEFFKHPGTIRFNRRLGQLAINIYTDKDSGKPKGDATLSYEEASCAKAAVEQFDGKEFQGRRLKVSMARRKNQIPMRDGMMGRGGMMGRGGDRGGFMPRGGPRGMSRGGPTGANMQQRAGDWECPNPGCGNQNFAWRMECNQCKAPKPDGMGGGPPFPPVGERGRGGMGMRGGRGMDRGGPAGGPGGFRGGWGDRGGFRGGDRGGFRGRGGMDRGGFRGSGRGGPPMGGRGRGMGPPGGKMDMRDHRQERRDRPY; translated from the exons ATGGCGTCAGCTCCTG aTTACAGCTCCTACAGCCAATCCGCTTCTCAGCCGGG GTATGCTTCTTATGCTGCTCCGGCCTCACAAACCTATGGGCAGTCTGCACAG CAGAGCTACGGCCAGCAAAGTTATGGATCCTATGCCCAGCCTGGCGCTGCCGCCACCGCTGCTGCTGATAGCACCTATGCCCAGGCTACCCCCACTCCTGGAAGTTACACTCAACAGCAGCCCCCACAGCAGTACAGCTCCTCCTACGGCCAGCCAGCCCAAG CTGGCTATCCCGCTACCCAGACAGCGCCTCACGGTTACAGTCAGTCGACCCAGGCTTACGGCGCACAGGCTTATGATGGTGCCCCCGCTGCTGCGGCGGCTGCCGCTGCTCCCGCCCCTACCCAGTCTTATGGGTCTCAACCTGGGTATACTGCTCAGTCTGCCTATCCTGCTTATGGTCAGCAGCCGGCTCCTGCTGCCCCGCAGAG TTACAGTGCCAACGGACAGCCTGCCAGCTACCAAGGCAGCTACCCTCAGCAGGCGGGATATGGCCAGCAGCAGTCTGGCTATCAGGCCCAGCAGAGCACCTATAGCCAAGCGCAGAGTGGGTACCAGCAGGCCCAGCAGCAGCAACCCCCTCCTGCTTACCCACCCCAAGCTGCCAGTTCCTATGGGCAGCCACCGCCAACTGGCCAGTATGGCCAGCAAGGTGGACCGCCCAGCTATCAGTCCAACCATTACA ATAATTACAGAGGGGACAGTTCTGGTTACTCAGAATCTTCAAGGTTTTCAGAGGGCCGGGGCCGTGACAGTTTTGACAGAGGTGGAATGATGCATCGTGGCCGTGGCATGGGTCGTGGCATGGG CAGCGCTGGAGACAGAGGTGGCTTCAGTAAGCCTGGTG GACACTTGGGCGGTGAGGAACGTGAGATGG GACGGCCTGAAGAGCAAGATGACACTGAGAACTGTGCCATCTACATCACCGGCTTGACCGAGAAGGCCAACATTGACGAAATGGCTGAATTCTTTAAGCACCCCGGCACAATTAGA TTCAATCGCAGGCTCGGGCAGCTTGCCATAAACATCTATACTGACAAGGATTCAGGAAAGCCCAAAGGAGATGCCACGCTCTCTTATGAGGAGGCTTCCTGCGCCAAAGCTGCCGTGGAGCAATTTGACG GCAAAGAGTTTCAGGGCCGTAGACTCAAGGTGTCAATGGCACGTCGTAAAAACCAGATACCCATGCGTGATGGCATGATGGGCCGTGGAG GAATGATGGGTCGTGGAGGAGATCGTGGTGGATTCATGCCCAGGGGTGGCCCACGTGGCATGAGCCGTGGTGGACCCACGGGAGCCAATATGCAACAGCGGGCCGGCGACTGGGAGTGTCCTAACCC GGGTTGCGGCAACCAAAACTTTGCCTGGAGGATGGAGTGCAACCAATGCAAAGCTCCCAAGCCGGACGGCATGGGCGGCGGACCCCCATTCCCTCCTGTAGGTGAAAGGGGCAGAGGCGGAATGGGAATGCGAGGAGGCAGAGGCATGGACCGTGGTGGGCCCGCCGGTGGGCCCGGAGGCTTCCGTGGAGGCTGGGGAGATCGTGGCGGCTTCAGGGGAGGCGATCGCGGTGGCTTCAGGGGTCGCGGCGGCATGGACAGAGGAGGCTTTCGCGGGTCTGGCCGTGGAGGGCCACCCATGGGGGGCAGAGGACGTGGAATGGGCCCGCCAGGTGGCAAGATGGATATGAG GGACCATCGCCAGGAGCGTAGAGACAGACCATATTAA